Genomic segment of Catenibacterium mitsuokai:
CAATACCGGTATAGGCAATAATACATACTTTAATAAGTTTATCTGTTGAGTATTTTTTAGATAAACGTCCAAAGATGAGCGCAAATGGGAAAGCAACAATCTGAGTCACTAATAAGGCAATTAATAATCCATTTGTATTAAGTCCAAGGGCACTGCCATAGGCAGTGGCCATTTCAATGATTGTATAAACACCATCGATATAGAAGAAGAAAGAAATCAAATAGAAGAATACTTTCTTATCTTCATTTAAAGTAGAAAGAGTATGTCCTAAACGTTTAAAACTATCACGAATAGGATGTTCTTGTTTCTCTACGAAATTTACCTGTTTATAGTTCTTTAAGAGTGGTAATGTCATGCCCAACCACCATAATGCATTGATTAAGAAGGCGATTGTCATAGCACCGTTAAATGGAATACCCATCTTTTCATAGAATAAGACAAACACTAAGCTGACTACAAAAGGGATACAGCTTCCAATATAACCCCATGCATATCCTTGAGATGAAACATAGTCCATACGCTTGTCATCTGTAATATCTAGAAGCATGGAATCATAGAAAATAAGACTTGCATTATAACCAATCTTCGCAATAACGAATACTCCTAAGAATATAATCCAAGACTTAGGAACTGAAAAACAGGCTAAGCCCATTACACCTATGATCATACTAATCGTAAAGATTGGTTTCTTATACCCCTTTGTATCCACAATAGAACCAAGCACTGGTCCGATAATAGCAACAATAAGAGTTGTGAAAGAAGATGCATATCCCCAATAAGCTAAATAGTTGACTTCACTGATCTTTGCGAGAGACGCAAGATAGTTAAAGTAAATCGGGATGATAGTAGCAACAAGTAGGATAAAGGCGCTATTACCGACATCATACAAGATCCAGTATTTTTCTAGTTTAGTTAGTTTATTCATAGTTTCTATTAAACCTTTCATTTAAGTAATCATCATCAAGATGGTCAACATACTCATTAATGAGTGATACGGCTAAAGGCACTGCTTCATCCTTCATTTCTATTAAATGATTGATATCGCTGGCAGCATGTTCATCTTTTTCATAGTTAATAAGTAATCCTTTATATTCTTCATACATACCACCTAACTTCATTACACTTAAGACAAAGTTTCTCTTTAGATGAGTAGGAGCTACAAGCCATTTTAAGATAAATAGTAGGTCATGTAATGCTTTATCTACTTCTTCAGCCTTTAAATCAAAGAAAGGTGCAATGACCAACGCAATAGTATAATCAGGATGAATATGTGTTGTTAAATTGGCAGTCAAAGGATCTCTTCCAACTCTTACAAGTAATTCTCTATCTAGTTCAGATTCTAGTAAGCTATGAGTCATAGATAATGTATTCTCTAATACACCAATTTCAGGATGTAAAGAACTATCCAGTGTAAAGTGAGTAATAAATCCAATAGTATAAGCGAGCGTTGCATCTGTGGCATCCTGTTTAATAAGCTCTTTTGCATGTTTAAAGAAAGAGTTGGCAGGAAGCTGATGCATTCCAAACCCTAATGATTTAACGGGATTCTTTTTATAGACATCATAATAAAAAAGAATATCTGGACCATGAATCCCAATATGATACAAATCAATGTATGGCATGATTCTTTTCTTGATGTTTTCATCAAGTTGATCTAAAACCTGTTCACCAAAAATATAATGTGTATAACCTGCTGGCATAAAAAAACCTCCTGAAATTTATTATAAGCAATCATTTCTTAACATAAAGCAAAAAAAGATTACGTTTGTGTTAAGATTGTGTATCTTTATTATACATTAAACCCCTAATTTTGGAAAAAGTTTCAAACATTTCAAAAAAATAAATATAGAATTTATGCAAATGACAATAACTGTTAGGAAATAGAGTATGTTAAAAAAATTAATTTTATGCTATAATGTGTTATACAGACAAAATGAAAGGGGTTACTTTATGGAAAAGACACTCGAATATGCAGGAATTAAAAACTATACAGGAAAAGCACATTATAATTTATGTCCTGCTAAATTAGTAGAATACGCTTTAAAGCGTAAAGAAGGATTATTAACTGACCAGGGTGCGTTAGTTGTAAAAACAGGAAAATATACTGGTCGTTCACCACATGATAAATTTATTGTAGATACACCAGAGGTACATGAACAGATTGCCTGGGGTGATGTCAATGTAGCCATGAGTGTAGAACACTACAATGCATTAAAGGAAAAAGTACTTAACTATATGAGTGACAAAGAATTATTCGTATTTAAAGGCTTTGCTGGAGCTGATAAGAAATATCGTCGTAAATTCACAGTCATCAATGAACTTGCATGTCAGAACCTATTTATCCATCAATTATTGATTAGGCCTACAAAAGAAGAATTAGATAATTTTGGTCTGACTGATTATACTATCCTTGTTGCTCCAGGATTCCATTGCGTTTCTGAAGTAGATCATACTAACTCGGAAGCAGCTATTATTATTAACTTTACAGAACATACAGTTATTATTGTAGGTTCACAATATTCAGGAGAAATCAAGAAATCAGTCTTCACAATCATGAACTATTGCATGCCTTTGCAGGAAAACATTCTCCCTATGCATTGTTCGGCTAATATGGATCCTCGTACTGGAGAAACAGCCATCTTCTTTGGTTTATCAGGTACAGGTAAAACAACACTTTCTACAGACCCTAATAGAATGTTGATTGGTGATGATGAACATGGCTGGAGTGAAGAAGGTATCTTCAACTTTGAAGGTGGATGTTATGCAAAGACAATTAACTTATCTCCTACAGGAGAACCTGATATCTATCGTGCCATCCGTTTTGGTTCAGAACTAGAAAACGTAGTTGTAGATGCAAAGACTAGACAGCCAGATTATGATGATGGTACACTTACAGAAAATACACGTGTCGGTTATCCTATTGAATATATTCAAAATGCCCAGATTCCAGGAGTAGGTGGAGTACCTAAAGTCGTTATTTTCTTAACTGCAGATGCCTTTGGTGTATTACCACCAATCTCTAGACTTGATCATGATGCGGCTATGTATCAATTCGTTACTGGATTTACATCTAAAGTCGCAGGTACAGAAAGAGGTATCAGCGAACCACTGCCTACATTCTCTACACTATTTGGAGAACCATTCATGCCTTTAGATCCAGGTATCTATGCACAGTTACTTGGTTCACGTCTAGAAGCCTATGGTACTAAGGTTTATTTAGTGAACACTGGATGGAATGGTGGACCTTATGGTATTGGTTCACGTATGAAACTATCATATACACGTGCTATGGTCACTGCAGCAGTCAATGGATCATTAGATAATGTCATCTATTATTATGATTCACGCTTTAATCTTCATGTCCCTCAATCATGTCCTGGAGTCCCAGAATATGTATTAAACCCTAAGGATACATGGGCTAATAAGGAAGCTTATGAAGATATGGCTAATGAACTTGCTATGATGTTTGAAGCAAACTTCAATACTAAGTATCCACATATGCCAGAAAATATTAAAAATGCAGGACCACATCCTAAGAAATAAAAGCCACAACATGTGGCTTTTTTGGAGGTTTTATGAGAGAAATAGGTAGAAGTAAAATAGAATATCCAGATACTTATATTGTGGTAGACATAGAAGCAACAGGATTAAATCCTGAAACAGAAAGACTTATAGAAGTCGCAGCTATTAAGTATATCAATCATAAAGAAGTGGCGCGCTTTAGTGAACTCATTAACCCTTTAAGGGATCAATTACCTGTAGACTTACTAGATAAGGATAAGACTATCTATATAAGTGATTTCATTGAGAATCTCACTGGCATTTCGAATCGTATGTTACATGATGCAAGAGGAGAAAAAGATGTCCTTAGAGAGTATATTAAGTTCATAGGAAATGATGTGATCATTGGTCATAATGTCCGCTTTGATATTCGTTTCATCTATGATGCACTTCTAAGAGATTATGGAGTCCTCTTTCAAAATGATTATATTGATACATTGAAGATTGCAAGAAAACTGTTACATGAAGATTTGAAACGCTATAGACTCAAGGATCTTGCAGATCATTATCATATTGATTATTCTCATGCACATCGTGCAGTGAATGATTGTGAAATCACGCATGATGTATATGAAATGATGATGGAAGATATCTTTAATAACTTTGGGACAATAGAGAATTATCGTAAGAAAAGAAAGAATAAGAA
This window contains:
- a CDS encoding MFS transporter; this translates as MKGLIETMNKLTKLEKYWILYDVGNSAFILLVATIIPIYFNYLASLAKISEVNYLAYWGYASSFTTLIVAIIGPVLGSIVDTKGYKKPIFTISMIIGVMGLACFSVPKSWIIFLGVFVIAKIGYNASLIFYDSMLLDITDDKRMDYVSSQGYAWGYIGSCIPFVVSLVFVLFYEKMGIPFNGAMTIAFLINALWWLGMTLPLLKNYKQVNFVEKQEHPIRDSFKRLGHTLSTLNEDKKVFFYLISFFFYIDGVYTIIEMATAYGSALGLNTNGLLIALLVTQIVAFPFALIFGRLSKKYSTDKLIKVCIIAYTGIALFAIQLDKQWEFWILAIFVGMFQGAIQALSRSYFAKIIPPQKSGEYFGLFDICGKGASFMGTTLVGLISQLTGHINYGVAMISVMFVIGFYFFQKAAKL
- a CDS encoding zinc dependent phospholipase C family protein, whose translation is MPAGYTHYIFGEQVLDQLDENIKKRIMPYIDLYHIGIHGPDILFYYDVYKKNPVKSLGFGMHQLPANSFFKHAKELIKQDATDATLAYTIGFITHFTLDSSLHPEIGVLENTLSMTHSLLESELDRELLVRVGRDPLTANLTTHIHPDYTIALVIAPFFDLKAEEVDKALHDLLFILKWLVAPTHLKRNFVLSVMKLGGMYEEYKGLLINYEKDEHAASDINHLIEMKDEAVPLAVSLINEYVDHLDDDYLNERFNRNYE
- the pckA gene encoding phosphoenolpyruvate carboxykinase (ATP) translates to MEKTLEYAGIKNYTGKAHYNLCPAKLVEYALKRKEGLLTDQGALVVKTGKYTGRSPHDKFIVDTPEVHEQIAWGDVNVAMSVEHYNALKEKVLNYMSDKELFVFKGFAGADKKYRRKFTVINELACQNLFIHQLLIRPTKEELDNFGLTDYTILVAPGFHCVSEVDHTNSEAAIIINFTEHTVIIVGSQYSGEIKKSVFTIMNYCMPLQENILPMHCSANMDPRTGETAIFFGLSGTGKTTLSTDPNRMLIGDDEHGWSEEGIFNFEGGCYAKTINLSPTGEPDIYRAIRFGSELENVVVDAKTRQPDYDDGTLTENTRVGYPIEYIQNAQIPGVGGVPKVVIFLTADAFGVLPPISRLDHDAAMYQFVTGFTSKVAGTERGISEPLPTFSTLFGEPFMPLDPGIYAQLLGSRLEAYGTKVYLVNTGWNGGPYGIGSRMKLSYTRAMVTAAVNGSLDNVIYYYDSRFNLHVPQSCPGVPEYVLNPKDTWANKEAYEDMANELAMMFEANFNTKYPHMPENIKNAGPHPKK
- a CDS encoding 3'-5' exonuclease — translated: MREIGRSKIEYPDTYIVVDIEATGLNPETERLIEVAAIKYINHKEVARFSELINPLRDQLPVDLLDKDKTIYISDFIENLTGISNRMLHDARGEKDVLREYIKFIGNDVIIGHNVRFDIRFIYDALLRDYGVLFQNDYIDTLKIARKLLHEDLKRYRLKDLADHYHIDYSHAHRAVNDCEITHDVYEMMMEDIFNNFGTIENYRKKRKNKKD